A single genomic interval of Malania oleifera isolate guangnan ecotype guangnan chromosome 11, ASM2987363v1, whole genome shotgun sequence harbors:
- the LOC131168071 gene encoding L-aspartate oxidase 2-a, chloroplastic, which translates to MATSLAATSSQLHFRETIKGHGCRQTYWVSNVAFQRAARELSWVCGISKFLHSQWYDFCQNPINETWNPRSTVTVSCLRDNSTKYFDFAIIGSGIAGLRYALEVAKHGSVAVITKAEPHESNTNYAQGGVSAVLCPTDSVENHMRDTIVAGAYLCDEETVRVVCTEGPARIRELIAMGASFDHGEDGNLHLAREGGHSHHRIVHAADMTGREIERALLEAAVNDPNIFMFEHHSAIDLLTSQNGSDTVCHGVDTLNTETQEVVRFISKVTLLASGGAGHIYPTTTNPPVATGDGIAMAHRAQAVISNMEFVQFHPTALADEGLPIRPTNTRENAFLITEAVRGDGGILYNLGMERFMPLYDERAELAPRDVVARSIDDQIKKRNEKYVLLDISHKPREKILSHFPNIAAECHRYGLDITRQPIPVVPAAHYMCGGVRAGLQGETNVCGLYVAGEVACTGLHGANRLASNSLLEALVFARRAVQPSIDHMNRTTLDLGVSNWWACPVVPKALGSDMTCKIVRKTREMRKELQSIMWQYVGIVRSTTRLKTAERRIGELEAKWEEYLFQHGWKPTMVGLEACEMRNLFSCAKLVVSSALARHESRGLHYTIDFPHVEESERLPTVIFPCSSVKSSWSSRQLHKQHIS; encoded by the exons ATGGCTACTAGTCTTGCAGCAACAAGCAGCCAGCTGCATTTTAGGGAGACAATCAAGGGACACGGTTGCAGACAGACATATTGGGTTTCTAATGTTGCCTTCCAGAGAGCTGCACGGGAGTTATCATG GGTGTGTGGGATATCCAAGTTTTTGCATTCCCAGTGGTATGATTTTTGCCAAAATCCAATTAACGAGACTTGGAATCCCCGTAGCACAGTTACAGTATCGTGTTTGAGGGATAATTCtacaaaatattttgattttgcCATAATTGGTAGCGGAATTGCTGGACTTCGCTATGCTCTTGAAGTCGCAAAACATGGATCTGTTGCGGTAATTACTAAGGCTGAGCCTCATGAGAGCAACACAAATTATGCTCAAGGTGGTGTTAGTGCTGTGCTCTGCCCTACGGATTCTGTGGAGAATCACATGAGGGACACCATTGTAGCAGGGGCTTATCTATGTGATGAGGAGACTGTCAGA GTGGTATGTACAGAAGGACCTGCAAGAATTAGAGAATTGATTGCTATGGGTGCATCATTTGATCATGGTGAAGATGGGAACTTGCACCTTGCAAGGGAAGGGGGTCACTCTCATCATAGAATAGTTCATGCTGCTGATATGACTGGAAGAGAGATTGAGCGAGCTCTATTGGAGGCAGCTGTGAATGATCCTAATATTTTCATGTTTGAACACCATTCTGCAATAGATCTGTTAACTTCCCAG AATGGTTCTGACACAGTTTGTCATGGTGTTGACACTTTGAATACTGAAACACAAGAG GTGGTGAGATTTATTTCAAAGGTTACTTTGCTTGCATCTGGTGGGGCTGGACATATTTATCCCACAACCACGAATCCTCcg GTCGCAACAGGAGATGGAATAGCTATGGCCCATCGAGCTCAAGCCGTCATTTCCAACATGGA GTTTGTGCAGTTTCACCCAACTGCCTTAGCTGATGAAGGTCTTCCTATCAGACCAACCAATACCAGAGAAAATGCATTTCTCATCACTGAAGCAGTAAGAGGTGATGGGGGCATCCTTTACAATTTGGGCATGGAACGGTTCATGCCTCTATACGATGAGAGAGCAGAGCTTGCCCCCAGGGATGTGGTGGCAAGAAGCATAGATGACCAAATTAAGAAGCGTAATGAGAAGTATGTGCTACTAGACATAAGTCACAAGCCCAGAGAAAAAATTCTCTCACACTTCCCCAACATAGCTGCTGAGTGCCATCGGTATGGCCTAGACATAACCCGTCAGCCAATCCCAGTGGTTCCTGCAGCTCATTACATGTGTGGTGGAGTTCGTGCTGGACTCCAGGGGGAGACAAACGTGTGTGGCCTCTATGTGGCAGGTGAGGTTGCATGCACTGGTTTGCATGGCGCAAATCGACTTGCAAGCAACTCATTGCTTGAGGCACTAGTTTTTGCAAGGAGAGCTGTTCAACCATCAATAGATCACATGAACAGAACGACCCTTGATCTTGGTGTTTCAAATTGGTGGGCCTGTCCAGTTGTGCCCAAGGCACTTGGGAGTGACATGACATGCAAAATTGTAAGGAAGACCAGGGAAATGAGGAAAGAACTGCAATCAATCATGTGGCAGTATGTTGGAATTGTTCGGTCAACAACAAGGCTAAAAACTGCAGAGCGAAGGATTGGGGAGTTGGAGGCTAAATGGGAGGAGTACTTATTTCAACATGGGTGGAAACCAACAATGGTGGGGCTTGAGGCTTGTGAAATGAGGAACCTCTTTAGTTGTGCAAAGCTGGTGGTGAGCAGTGCACTTGCTAGGCACGAGAGTCGTGGGCTTCACTACACTATTGATTTCCCTCATGTAGAAGAAAGCGAGAGGTTGCCAACAGTCATTTTCCCTTGTTCCTCAGTGAAGAGTTCGTGGAGTTCTCGGCAATTGCACAAGCAGCACATCAGTTAG
- the LOC131168072 gene encoding uncharacterized protein LOC131168072, translating into MADSRDSTSSTNITDDSEVMSGGSTNDNTVFPLSLEKLNGKNFREWAQSMKLVIERKGKLGYLTGERRKPDPSDAIVLQRWRSENSMVTTWLVNSMQPSIGKIYLFLPTAKEVWEAVHETYSDGKSYSQIFDLKTRLWQMRQGERGVTEYFMEMSHLWQELDLSIDEERECSGDSTRHQRRLKNERVFEFLAGLNRELDDVRGQILGRRPLP; encoded by the coding sequence ATGGCTGACAGCAGAGACTCTACTTCCTCTACAAACATCACCGACGATTCAGAGGTTATGTCTGGTGGGAGTACGAATGATAACACAGTttttccactctcattggaaaaactaaacggaaaaaatttccgtgaatgggctcagtccatgAAACTGGTGATTGAGAGAAAAGGAAAGCTTGGATACCTTACCGGTGAGCGAAGGAAACCAGATCCTTCTGACGCCATAGTcttgcaaagatggaggtccgaaaaTTCCATGGTCACGACTTGGCTCGTCAATTCAATGCAACCATCAAtcggaaaaatttatttatttttgccgaCGGCGAAGGAGGTCTGGGAAGCCGTACATGAGACGTACTCTGATGGCAAAAGTTATTCTCAAATCTTCGACctcaagacccgattgtggcagatgaggcaaggcgagagaggggttaccgagtatttcatggagatgagtcatctctggcaggagctcgatctgagcatcgaTGAAGAGCGGGAGTGCTCCGGCGATAGCACGCGACACCAAAGGAGGCTAAAAAACGAgagggtcttcgagtttcttgcCGGCCTGAATCGAGAACTCGATGATGTGAGGGGACAAATCCTTGGCCGGCGACCTCTCCCTTAA